From Rudanella lutea DSM 19387, a single genomic window includes:
- a CDS encoding MarR family winged helix-turn-helix transcriptional regulator: MLNDIIFYTLDKTIKQYRQFAQANIDRAGFDITIDQWLVLTVIGESPESGQAEIADRVFKDQASVARIIELLVKKNLLHQTASQTDRRRIVRKLTKEGKQLLEAVAPIISRNRSIALDGLAQADIDQLRHSLETIFANCRFAHKLASEHISD, from the coding sequence ATGCTGAACGACATTATTTTTTATACGCTTGACAAAACGATCAAGCAATACCGACAATTTGCACAAGCCAATATTGATCGGGCTGGTTTTGACATTACCATTGATCAGTGGCTGGTACTAACCGTGATTGGAGAGTCGCCCGAATCGGGGCAGGCCGAAATAGCCGATCGGGTCTTTAAAGATCAGGCATCGGTAGCCCGTATTATCGAGTTGCTGGTTAAAAAGAATCTGCTGCACCAAACAGCGAGCCAAACCGACCGTCGTCGAATTGTGCGAAAGCTTACCAAGGAAGGCAAACAACTGCTCGAAGCGGTGGCCCCTATCATCAGCCGCAACCGGTCCATTGCCCTCGATGGGCTTGCGCAAGCCGACATTGATCAACTCCGGCACTCCCTGGAAACCATCTTTGCCAACTGCCGATTCGCCCATAAACTCGCTAGCGAGCACATCTCGGATTAA
- a CDS encoding 50S ribosomal protein L25/general stress protein Ctc, whose amino-acid sequence MKKIEIVGYKRANLGPTQAQAIRNEGNIPCVLYGGSEQIHFYAPAILFRPLLFTPDVYEVTLNIEGDEYQAVLQETQFHPVADNLLHADFLQIVENKPIKVSVPVRLVGNAPGVQKGGKLVTRVRKLRVRGLAQDIPDYIDVNVSDLDLGKSVRVGQIQAGNFVILESASNPVASIEIPRALRGQMAGK is encoded by the coding sequence ATGAAGAAAATCGAGATTGTAGGGTACAAACGAGCGAATCTCGGCCCCACTCAGGCTCAGGCCATTCGTAACGAAGGCAACATTCCGTGCGTATTGTACGGAGGCTCAGAGCAAATTCATTTCTACGCACCCGCTATTCTGTTCCGCCCGCTGCTGTTCACGCCCGACGTGTACGAAGTGACGCTGAACATCGAAGGCGATGAGTATCAGGCGGTGTTGCAGGAAACGCAATTCCACCCGGTAGCCGACAACCTGCTGCACGCTGACTTCCTGCAAATTGTAGAGAACAAGCCCATCAAGGTATCGGTACCCGTTCGGTTGGTTGGTAATGCACCAGGCGTACAAAAAGGTGGTAAGCTGGTAACCCGCGTTCGCAAACTGCGTGTACGGGGTCTGGCACAGGATATCCCTGATTATATTGATGTAAACGTAAGCGACCTCGATCTGGGTAAATCAGTACGGGTTGGCCAGATTCAGGCTGGTAATTTCGTTATTCTGGAAAGTGCATCAAACCCAGTTGCTTCTATCGAAATCCCACGTGCACTGCGGGGCCAGATGGCAGGCAAGTAA
- a CDS encoding ArnT family glycosyltransferase, protein MNYARSSAPALPDFFFNILVTVGIVLNALGLFSLIMEPDGALYATIAKTVAESGDFVNLIVEDRDWLDKPHFPFWVAAISYKIFGINSFAYKFPAFLFFLGSVWYTYQFALLAYSRLVAQISTLVMLTALHLVISNNDVRAEPYLTAQVIGAVFHFFRLYRSDRPLDLVLGALWTGMALMTKGPFVVVPIGAGLFIHIVLTGQWREFLQLRWYLAIVLSLLFCLPELYTLYLQFDLHPEKVVFGKTGNSGIRFFFWDSQFGRFFNTGPIKGSGEKTFFLHTTLWAFAPWALLLYAAVGRAVLRLIGRIPYLPEYVSLGSGLMTFLLFSLSGFQLPHYLNIVFPFYAVLTAHFLTTLRNNVTHRRWLRTIQIQYQLLLVIVGGLIWYFRPQPMAGAIIWAVLVTVVTAVLARGRWLTALVGWAVGSSVLALGFYNLFLYPQLMPYQAGGEAAFYINEHNTPEQPGGMRLAGMYVEDQYSFEFYLKQRAYYWRTKADLKAVADKEPVWILTSPTHLDTLRQDGWRVAPIDTFNFFHVTKLTGEFLNHQTRAQTLKPKVLAEVRSRP, encoded by the coding sequence ATGAATTACGCCCGTAGCTCCGCTCCTGCTTTGCCCGATTTTTTTTTCAACATTTTAGTAACCGTTGGGATTGTCCTTAACGCACTGGGACTGTTCAGCTTGATTATGGAGCCCGATGGTGCACTGTACGCAACCATTGCCAAAACCGTTGCAGAATCAGGTGATTTTGTGAACCTGATCGTGGAAGATCGGGATTGGCTCGACAAACCGCACTTCCCGTTCTGGGTGGCGGCCATCAGCTACAAAATTTTCGGCATCAACTCGTTTGCCTATAAGTTTCCGGCGTTTCTGTTTTTTCTGGGGAGCGTATGGTACACCTATCAGTTTGCCCTGTTGGCGTATAGTCGGCTGGTAGCCCAGATTTCGACCCTGGTGATGCTCACGGCTTTACACCTCGTTATTTCTAACAATGATGTACGGGCCGAGCCGTACCTGACCGCTCAGGTGATCGGGGCGGTGTTTCATTTTTTCCGGCTTTACCGCTCCGACCGCCCGCTGGATCTGGTGCTGGGTGCTCTCTGGACGGGTATGGCCCTGATGACCAAAGGGCCCTTTGTGGTTGTTCCGATTGGGGCCGGGCTGTTTATTCATATTGTACTCACCGGCCAATGGCGGGAGTTTTTACAACTACGCTGGTACCTGGCAATTGTGCTCTCACTGCTGTTTTGCCTGCCCGAACTGTACACGCTTTACCTTCAGTTTGACCTGCACCCCGAGAAAGTAGTGTTCGGTAAAACGGGCAACTCCGGCATCCGGTTTTTCTTCTGGGATAGTCAGTTCGGGCGGTTTTTCAACACCGGCCCCATCAAAGGGTCGGGCGAGAAGACATTTTTCCTGCACACCACCCTGTGGGCATTTGCCCCCTGGGCCTTACTGTTGTATGCCGCCGTAGGGCGCGCCGTTCTGCGGCTGATTGGGCGCATACCGTACCTGCCCGAATACGTTTCGCTGGGGTCAGGGCTGATGACCTTTCTTCTGTTTTCGCTGTCGGGGTTTCAATTACCGCACTACCTCAACATTGTTTTTCCTTTTTACGCCGTACTCACCGCCCATTTTCTGACTACCCTGCGCAACAACGTAACCCATCGGCGCTGGCTCCGAACCATCCAAATACAGTACCAATTACTGTTGGTTATTGTAGGCGGGCTTATCTGGTATTTTCGGCCACAACCTATGGCGGGGGCCATTATCTGGGCCGTGTTGGTCACCGTGGTCACGGCCGTACTGGCGCGGGGGCGCTGGCTTACGGCCCTGGTGGGCTGGGCCGTAGGTAGCTCGGTGCTGGCGTTGGGTTTTTACAACCTGTTTCTGTACCCCCAACTGATGCCCTACCAGGCTGGTGGCGAAGCGGCTTTTTACATCAACGAACACAACACCCCCGAGCAACCCGGCGGTATGCGGCTGGCGGGTATGTACGTCGAAGACCAGTATTCGTTTGAGTTTTACCTGAAGCAGCGGGCTTACTATTGGCGTACCAAGGCTGACCTGAAAGCCGTAGCCGACAAAGAGCCCGTTTGGATTCTGACGAGTCCTACCCACCTGGATACCCTCCGGCAAGATGGCTGGCGGGTGGCCCCTATCGACACGTTCAACTTTTTCCACGTCACCAAGCTCACCGGCGAATTTCTGAACCATCAGACCCGCGCGCAAACCCTGAAACCCAAAGTATTGGCCGAGGTCCGTAGCCGACCCTGA
- a CDS encoding ribose-phosphate pyrophosphokinase: MASFNPVKIFSGSQSTYLAEKIAHYYGKELGGYTCRRFSDGEMSPSFEESVRGCDVFLVQSTLPPADNLMELLLMVDAARRASAHYVTVVIPYFGYARQDRKDKPRVAIAAKLVANMLAAAGADRLMTIDLHAGQIQGFFDFPVDHLEGTSVFVPYIKSLNLDNLVIASPDVGGANRARTFAKHFNADIVLCDKHRKRANEIASMQVIGDVEGANVVLIDDLIDTGGTLAKAAQIILDKGAKSVRAICTHPVMSGKAHENIRNSVLEELVVSDTIPMREMNEKIKVLSVSELFAKAIGRIRDHESISSLFIKH, translated from the coding sequence ATGGCTTCGTTCAATCCGGTGAAAATCTTTTCGGGGAGTCAGTCAACCTACCTCGCTGAGAAGATTGCGCACTACTACGGTAAAGAGTTAGGCGGCTATACTTGCCGCCGATTCAGCGACGGCGAAATGTCGCCCAGCTTTGAAGAATCAGTTCGCGGTTGCGACGTGTTTTTGGTACAATCCACACTCCCGCCCGCCGACAATCTGATGGAACTCCTGCTGATGGTGGATGCCGCCCGGCGGGCCTCAGCCCACTACGTAACCGTGGTGATTCCGTACTTCGGGTACGCCCGGCAGGATCGGAAAGACAAACCCCGGGTGGCCATTGCGGCTAAGTTGGTGGCCAACATGCTCGCTGCAGCCGGTGCCGACCGCCTGATGACGATTGACCTGCACGCGGGGCAGATCCAGGGCTTTTTCGACTTTCCGGTCGATCATCTGGAGGGAACATCGGTTTTTGTTCCGTACATCAAAAGCCTGAATCTGGACAATCTGGTCATTGCCTCACCCGACGTAGGTGGTGCTAACCGGGCCCGTACGTTTGCCAAGCATTTCAACGCCGACATTGTGCTCTGCGACAAGCACCGCAAGCGGGCCAACGAAATTGCTTCGATGCAGGTGATTGGCGATGTTGAAGGGGCCAACGTGGTACTCATCGACGACCTGATTGATACGGGGGGCACACTGGCGAAAGCCGCCCAGATTATTCTGGACAAGGGGGCCAAGTCGGTGCGGGCCATCTGTACGCACCCGGTTATGTCGGGCAAAGCGCACGAGAACATTCGGAACTCGGTGCTGGAAGAGTTGGTTGTTTCGGACACGATCCCGATGCGGGAGATGAACGAAAAAATTAAGGTGCTGTCGGTATCCGAGCTTTTTGCCAAAGCCATCGGCCGCATCCGTGATCACGAATCTATTAGTTCGCTTTTTATAAAACACTGA
- a CDS encoding PQQ-dependent sugar dehydrogenase, with translation MLHFTRICVPISRVLHASYGLLLWLFLLTGTVLNAQSLPAGFNLVQLSDGLSTPTAMAFAPDGRIFITEQGGTVRIFKDGALLPTPFLELTVDSNGERGLDGITLDPDFASNGYVYLYYTVPGSPAHNRVSRFTANGDVVVAGSETILLDLEPPLYGEFHNGGSMRFGVDGKLYIGIGDHASPLNAQDPDSHWGKLLRINPDGTIPSDNPNQTGSEARQRIWAMGLRNPFTLAVQPVTGRIFVNDVGFLNWEEINDATQPGHNFGWPQAEGVDYNPAFTNPFYTYGHGDGDSVGCAITGGTFFNPVQTSYPAEWTGRYFFHDYCNQWINYLDLSGPTPVRGSFATGIPSSPLGISTGPDGNLYFITRDSGHLYRIIYSDQLAPAITAQPVSVSAFDGQPASFGVSVSGATPITYQWQLNEEDIPTATGSSYTIPSVSSAVAGNYRVIVSNGYGSVTSNTVSLVSLGYNAAPVPDILTPANHTKYTAGTTISFSGTAVDAEDGVLPPSAFTWRVYLYHDTHYHDGPPIATGAASGTFTIPNQGETAVNVWYRLILTVTDSKGLSARDTVDIDPTIVKLTVATNPPGMQINLDGHPHTAPYSQSFVVGMRINLATTGVQMLADSAYEFTEWSPAVPADGYVVIPPKDTTYVASFTVLPDGPRVFTLVQPLYNCQTGALTFRTTGGDGSPIEYMATGITGWTSEPTHIIDAELRSDPGLITLMARQNGVEVSRPFDLTAVCANLPPVVYAVPAPLSATVGMSFSYTVPDSTFADPENGLLAWSATGLPAGLVFNKTTRVLSGTLTQAGSQTIVISVVDPYGASASTTLTLVVSEPANHCMEGMEGPEISSVKDGDWNSPATWSCSCVPAACNPVRIGHRVTVTVQQMANAKKLIYAIGGHLILNEAAMLHLGH, from the coding sequence ATGCTCCATTTTACCCGTATCTGTGTACCGATTTCTCGGGTGCTACACGCTTCGTATGGCCTACTTCTCTGGCTCTTTTTGCTGACTGGCACCGTTCTCAACGCACAGAGTTTACCCGCGGGATTTAATCTGGTTCAACTTAGCGACGGACTCAGTACCCCCACTGCCATGGCGTTTGCCCCCGATGGGCGCATTTTCATCACAGAGCAAGGCGGTACCGTTCGTATTTTTAAGGATGGAGCCTTGTTGCCAACGCCGTTTCTGGAGCTTACCGTCGACAGCAACGGCGAGCGGGGCCTCGATGGTATCACCCTCGACCCCGACTTTGCCAGCAACGGCTACGTGTACCTCTACTACACCGTGCCGGGCAGCCCGGCCCATAACCGGGTTAGCCGGTTTACGGCCAACGGCGATGTGGTAGTTGCCGGTAGCGAGACTATCCTACTGGATCTGGAACCACCGCTTTACGGTGAATTTCATAATGGTGGGTCGATGCGGTTTGGCGTTGACGGAAAATTGTACATCGGCATTGGCGACCATGCCTCGCCCCTTAACGCCCAGGATCCCGATAGCCACTGGGGTAAGCTGCTACGGATCAACCCGGACGGGACCATACCATCCGATAATCCTAATCAAACCGGATCGGAGGCCCGGCAGCGAATTTGGGCTATGGGCTTACGCAACCCGTTTACCCTCGCGGTGCAGCCGGTTACAGGTCGTATTTTTGTCAATGATGTGGGTTTTTTGAATTGGGAAGAGATCAACGATGCTACCCAACCGGGCCATAACTTCGGTTGGCCACAGGCCGAGGGTGTGGACTATAACCCGGCCTTCACCAATCCGTTTTATACATACGGGCATGGCGATGGCGATAGTGTGGGCTGCGCTATTACAGGAGGCACGTTTTTCAATCCGGTGCAGACCAGTTATCCAGCCGAGTGGACAGGGCGCTATTTCTTCCATGACTACTGTAACCAGTGGATCAACTACCTCGACCTGTCCGGGCCAACACCCGTACGGGGTTCGTTTGCAACGGGCATACCCTCATCGCCCCTCGGTATCAGCACCGGCCCCGACGGAAACCTGTATTTCATCACCCGGGATAGCGGCCATCTGTACCGGATTATTTACAGCGACCAACTGGCCCCGGCTATTACGGCTCAGCCGGTGAGTGTATCGGCCTTCGATGGGCAACCGGCCTCGTTTGGGGTTTCGGTATCGGGGGCCACACCCATTACCTACCAGTGGCAGCTGAATGAAGAAGATATTCCTACTGCTACCGGCTCCTCGTACACGATACCGAGTGTATCGTCGGCTGTGGCGGGAAATTACCGCGTGATTGTTAGCAACGGCTACGGTAGCGTCACCAGCAATACGGTGAGCCTCGTTAGCTTGGGCTATAATGCCGCGCCGGTGCCCGACATCCTTACGCCCGCCAACCATACCAAATATACGGCGGGCACAACCATCAGTTTCTCGGGTACCGCCGTCGATGCTGAAGACGGGGTGTTGCCTCCCAGCGCGTTTACCTGGCGGGTGTACCTCTACCACGACACGCACTATCACGATGGACCTCCCATTGCCACAGGGGCTGCGAGCGGCACATTTACGATTCCGAATCAGGGCGAAACGGCTGTTAATGTCTGGTACCGGCTTATTCTGACTGTGACCGACTCGAAAGGCCTATCAGCTCGCGACACTGTTGATATTGACCCGACTATTGTGAAGCTGACGGTTGCTACCAACCCGCCTGGTATGCAGATTAACCTCGACGGCCACCCGCATACGGCCCCGTATAGTCAGTCGTTTGTGGTGGGTATGCGAATCAATCTGGCAACCACGGGTGTACAGATGCTGGCCGACAGTGCCTACGAGTTTACCGAATGGTCGCCCGCTGTACCGGCCGATGGATATGTTGTGATCCCTCCGAAGGATACAACCTACGTAGCTTCGTTTACGGTATTGCCCGACGGCCCGCGTGTGTTTACGCTCGTGCAGCCGTTGTACAACTGCCAAACGGGCGCGCTCACGTTCCGAACAACGGGTGGCGATGGCTCGCCCATTGAATACATGGCGACAGGGATTACTGGCTGGACGTCGGAACCTACGCATATCATCGACGCCGAGCTGCGAAGCGACCCTGGCCTGATTACCCTGATGGCTCGTCAGAACGGAGTGGAAGTTTCGCGGCCGTTCGATCTGACAGCTGTGTGTGCTAATCTTCCGCCGGTGGTTTATGCGGTGCCCGCCCCCCTGTCGGCAACGGTTGGGATGTCGTTCTCGTACACTGTGCCCGATAGCACCTTCGCCGATCCCGAAAATGGGTTATTGGCCTGGTCGGCTACTGGACTACCCGCTGGGCTGGTATTCAATAAAACCACGCGGGTCCTGTCGGGCACGCTTACGCAAGCGGGTAGCCAGACAATCGTAATTTCCGTTGTAGATCCGTATGGCGCATCGGCCAGTACAACGCTGACACTCGTTGTGAGCGAACCGGCCAACCACTGTATGGAAGGTATGGAAGGCCCCGAAATCAGTAGCGTCAAAGATGGCGACTGGAATAGTCCGGCAACCTGGTCATGCAGCTGTGTACCAGCGGCCTGTAACCCCGTCCGGATTGGCCACCGGGTCACGGTAACCGTGCAGCAGATGGCCAACGCCAAAAAGCTCATTTACGCCATCGGTGGACACTTGATTTTGAACGAAGCCGCCATGCTTCATTTGGGGCATTAG
- a CDS encoding phosphatase PAP2 family protein — MLETLHQLDTDLFLRLNGLYAPWLDPIMVWITERNSWFPFYALLLGWLGYRFRWQALPLILTLAVAVALSDQTASALLKPLTLRLRPCHVSALQPLIHPVLPCGGQYGFASSHAANAFALATGLWLLLGQRYGWLRWTFVWAFLLAYSRIYVGAHYPLDVLAGAGIGVGMAALSVTLYRQFTPAHLRIAAL, encoded by the coding sequence ATGCTCGAAACTCTTCATCAGCTCGATACTGACCTATTTCTGCGGCTCAACGGGCTGTACGCCCCCTGGCTCGACCCGATTATGGTCTGGATTACGGAGCGTAACTCCTGGTTTCCCTTCTACGCCCTGCTGCTGGGCTGGCTCGGGTACCGGTTCCGTTGGCAAGCCCTTCCGCTTATTCTGACCCTCGCCGTAGCCGTGGCCCTGAGCGATCAGACGGCCTCAGCCCTGCTCAAGCCCCTTACCCTACGGCTCCGCCCCTGTCATGTTTCGGCTTTACAACCGCTCATCCATCCGGTGCTGCCGTGCGGAGGGCAGTACGGGTTTGCGTCATCTCATGCTGCCAATGCCTTTGCCCTGGCTACCGGATTGTGGCTCCTGCTGGGCCAACGTTACGGGTGGCTTCGCTGGACATTCGTGTGGGCGTTTCTGCTTGCTTACAGCCGCATTTACGTGGGTGCCCACTACCCACTCGACGTTCTGGCGGGTGCGGGCATCGGCGTCGGGATGGCGGCCCTGAGCGTCACTCTCTACCGCCAGTTCACTCCCGCCCACCTCCGCATTGCGGCCCTCTGA
- a CDS encoding outer membrane beta-barrel protein: protein MLASLLFILFFVPMSHAQTGAQLSGLVQDEAGKPLEFATVTLHRVADSSVVKAEFSDAQGTYRFSLPVAGKYRVSASQVGLNRMWSAPITVGTEPVTVEALKLSAAGSTTLKEVKVIGQKPLYERLADRTVVNVEGSPLAAGNTSLDILARSPGVTVDNNDNLALRGRQNVLVLIDGKRQPMTGTELADYLRALPADQLKSIELITNPPAKYDAQGTAGVIAINLKKDGRMGTNGSVQASYGRSQYDKYTAGVTLNNRQATRPGQSVNLFGSYNYSDRSGISMLDMHRDFFAVGPNRTQTLTGTSDQSNRMPMAFKSHSVRAGIDYSLSKQTVLGAVVNAQKVVGPARNGLNQTSLFDEKGTLTDRYEARSTRSFDAPNLSANLNFKHNVSADANSPELTADVDYARYTSDRLQELTTLYKLTGRSVLLVGDQQGDLTIWSGKTDYARPLSNGGRLEAGAKFSRVSSDNDVVFRFTEGDITTIDPNRTNRFKYNESITAGYVNWNRTVGKWNLQAGLRAEHTLAEGRQVVGDSSFTRRYAQLFPSAALKRAFGKNHELNLTLSRRINRPSYGQLNPFRIIIDPTTSGSGNPNLRPETSYNLEFSHTFKGKYTTGLSYSRTSLPMISVVQPETDSTVISTNVNLDRQDYFALTFTVPVQPAKWWQIYNNAVFYYSHFVGNLAGTALNKGRPAFNLSSNHTFTFGKGWSGELNSSFQSGEQYGFLRVRPNGQVTAGVQKALWDRKGSLKFSVADLFFTNKVRATSAYDNFVERFYQRRDSRVATLSFSYRFGNDKVAPTRRRTGGAEDEKRRAN from the coding sequence GTGCTGGCATCTCTATTGTTCATCCTGTTTTTTGTGCCAATGAGCCATGCGCAAACCGGTGCGCAACTAAGCGGTTTGGTGCAGGACGAAGCCGGTAAACCGCTGGAGTTTGCCACCGTAACGCTACACCGGGTGGCTGATTCGAGCGTGGTGAAAGCGGAGTTTTCTGATGCACAGGGTACGTATCGGTTTTCGCTGCCAGTGGCCGGGAAGTACCGGGTGTCGGCTTCGCAGGTGGGCCTCAACCGGATGTGGTCGGCGCCGATTACGGTGGGTACCGAGCCGGTTACGGTTGAGGCCCTGAAACTGTCGGCAGCGGGTAGTACGACCCTCAAAGAAGTCAAAGTAATTGGCCAGAAACCCCTCTACGAGCGTTTAGCCGACCGCACGGTGGTCAATGTGGAAGGGAGCCCGCTGGCGGCTGGCAACACGTCGCTCGATATTTTGGCGCGGTCGCCGGGCGTGACCGTCGATAACAACGATAACCTCGCTCTGCGCGGTCGGCAGAATGTGCTGGTACTGATTGATGGCAAACGGCAGCCTATGACCGGTACCGAACTGGCCGATTACCTGCGTGCCCTACCGGCCGATCAGCTGAAAAGTATTGAATTGATTACCAACCCGCCCGCCAAATACGATGCACAGGGTACTGCCGGAGTCATTGCCATTAATCTCAAGAAAGACGGACGAATGGGCACCAATGGCTCGGTGCAGGCCAGTTACGGCCGTAGTCAGTACGACAAATACACGGCCGGGGTTACGCTCAACAACCGGCAGGCTACCCGGCCGGGACAGTCGGTTAACCTCTTTGGGTCGTACAACTACTCAGACCGGAGCGGAATCTCGATGCTCGATATGCACCGCGACTTTTTTGCCGTGGGCCCCAACCGGACCCAGACCCTGACAGGTACGAGCGATCAGTCGAACCGGATGCCGATGGCGTTTAAGTCGCATTCGGTGCGGGCCGGTATCGATTACTCCCTGTCGAAACAAACGGTGTTGGGGGCAGTGGTCAATGCGCAGAAAGTAGTGGGCCCTGCCCGTAATGGTCTGAATCAGACGAGCCTCTTCGATGAAAAGGGTACGCTTACGGACCGGTACGAGGCCCGGAGCACGCGCTCGTTCGATGCGCCTAACCTGTCGGCCAACCTGAATTTTAAGCATAACGTTTCGGCCGATGCCAACAGCCCCGAACTCACCGCCGACGTCGACTACGCCCGTTACACCTCCGACCGCTTGCAGGAGCTGACAACGCTGTACAAACTAACGGGGCGCTCGGTATTGCTGGTGGGCGATCAGCAGGGCGACCTGACCATCTGGTCGGGTAAGACCGACTATGCGCGCCCGTTGAGCAACGGCGGCCGACTGGAGGCCGGTGCCAAGTTTAGCCGGGTATCGTCGGACAACGACGTGGTATTTCGGTTCACTGAAGGCGATATAACCACCATTGACCCCAACCGAACCAACCGGTTCAAGTACAACGAGTCGATCACGGCGGGGTACGTCAACTGGAACCGCACGGTGGGTAAGTGGAATTTGCAGGCAGGTTTGCGGGCTGAGCATACCTTGGCCGAGGGGCGGCAGGTGGTGGGCGACAGCAGTTTCACGCGCCGGTACGCTCAGTTGTTTCCGAGCGCGGCTCTGAAGCGGGCATTTGGTAAAAACCATGAGCTCAACCTGACTCTGAGCCGCCGGATCAACCGGCCTTCGTACGGGCAACTGAACCCGTTCCGAATCATTATCGACCCCACAACCTCAGGCTCAGGTAACCCCAACCTACGCCCCGAAACGAGCTATAATCTGGAGTTTTCGCATACGTTCAAAGGCAAGTACACCACCGGTCTGAGCTACAGCCGCACTTCACTGCCCATGATCAGTGTGGTTCAGCCCGAAACCGACTCAACAGTCATCTCGACCAATGTGAACCTCGACCGGCAGGATTACTTTGCCTTGACGTTTACTGTACCGGTGCAACCCGCCAAGTGGTGGCAGATTTACAATAACGCGGTGTTCTACTACAGCCATTTTGTGGGTAATCTGGCTGGTACGGCCCTGAACAAAGGTCGCCCGGCGTTTAACCTGAGCAGCAACCACACGTTTACATTCGGTAAGGGGTGGTCGGGTGAGCTGAACAGCAGCTTCCAGTCGGGCGAGCAGTACGGTTTTCTGCGGGTCCGGCCCAACGGACAGGTGACGGCCGGAGTGCAAAAAGCCCTGTGGGATCGTAAGGGTTCGCTCAAGTTCAGTGTGGCCGACTTGTTTTTCACGAACAAAGTGCGGGCGACTTCGGCCTACGACAACTTTGTGGAGCGGTTTTACCAGCGTCGCGATTCGCGGGTAGCTACCCTGTCGTTCTCGTACCGGTTTGGCAATGATAAAGTGGCACCTACGCGTCGGCGGACGGGCGGAGCCGAAGACGAAAAACGCCGGGCTAACTAA